A genomic segment from Bos mutus isolate GX-2022 chromosome 14, NWIPB_WYAK_1.1, whole genome shotgun sequence encodes:
- the HSF1 gene encoding heat shock factor protein 1 isoform X1, which yields MDLPVGPGAAGPSNVPAFLTKLWTLVSDPDTDALICWSPSGNSFHVLDQGQFAKEVLPKYFKHSNMASFVRQLNMYGFRKVVHIEQGGLVKPERDDTEFQHPCFLRGQEQLLENIKRKVTSAISVTAPPGTQVSTLRSEDIKIRQDSVTKLLTDVQLMKGKQESMDSKLLAMKHENEALWREVASLRQKHAQQQKVVNKLIQFLISLVQSNRILGVKRKIPLMLNDGGPAHPMPKYGRQYSLEHIHGPGPYPAPSPAYSGSSLYSPDAVTSSGPIISDITELAPGSPVASSGGSVDERPLSSSPLVRVKEEPPSPPQSPRAEGASPGRPSSMVETPLSPTTLIDSILRESEPTPAASTTPLVDTGGRPPSPLPASAPEKCLSVACLDNLARTPKMSGVARLFPCPSSFLHGRVQPGTELSDHLDAMDSNLDNLQTMLTSHGFSVDTSTLLDLFSPSVTVPDMSLPDLDSSLASQIQELLSPQEPPRPLEAEKSSPDSGKQLVHYTAQPLLLLDPGSVDVGSSDLPVLFELGEGSYFSEGDDYSDDPTISLLTGSEPPKAKDPTVS from the exons AGCGGGAACAGCTTCCACGTGCTGGACCAGGGCCAGTTTGCCAAGGAGGTGCTGCCCAAGTACTTCAAGCACAGCAACATGGCTAGCTTCGTGCGGCAGCTCAACATGT ATGGCTTCCGGAAGGTGGTCCACATCGAGCAGGGTGGCCTGGTCAAGCCAGAGAGGGACGACACCGAGTTCCAGCACCCGTGCTTCCTGCGAGGCCAGGAGCAGCTCCTCGAGAACATCAAGAGGAAAGTGACCAGT gccaTCTCAGTGACTGCTCCCCCGGGGACCCAGGTGTCCACTCTGCGGAGCGAGGACATAAAGATTCGCCAGGACAGTGTTACCAAGCTGTTGACCGACGTGCAGCTGATGAAGGGGAAGCAGGAGAGCATGGACTCCAAGCTGCTGGCCATGAAGCA CGAGAACGAGGCGCTGTGGCGAGAGGTGGCCAGCCTGCGGCAGAAGCACGCCCAGCAACAGAAAGTCGTCAACAAG CTCATCCAGTTCCTCATCTCGCTGGTGCAGTCAAACCGGATCCTTGGGGTGAAGAGAAAGAT CCCCCTGATGCTGAACGACGGCGGCCCTGCGCACCCCATGCCCAAGTACGGCCGGCAGTACTCGCTGGAGCATATCCACGGCCCAGGCCCCTACCCG GCCCCTTCCCCAGCCTACAGCGGCTCCAGCCTCTACTCCCCAGACGCTGTCACCAGCTCCGGACCCATCATCTCCGACATCACCGAACTGGCCCCCGGCAGCCCCGTGGCCTCCTCAGGCGGGAGTGTAGACGAGAG GCCCCTGTCCAGCAGCCCCCTGGTTCGCGTAAAGGAGGAGCCCCCAAGCCCGCCACAGAGCCCCCGGGCAGAGGGTGCCAGCCCCGGCCGACCATCCTCCATGGTGGAGACGCCTCTGTCCCCGACCACCCTTATTGACTCCATCCTCCGGGAGAGCGAGCCCACGCCCGCTGCCTCCACCACACCCCTCGTGGACACCGGGGGCCGCCCCCCCTCGCCCCTGCCCGCCTCGGCTCCCGAGAAGTGCCTCAGCGTCGCCTGCCTAGACAA TTTGGCTCGCACTCCAAAGATGTCTGGGGTCGCCCGCCtcttcccctgcccctcctcctttcTGCATGGCCGAGTCCAGCCAGG GACCGAGCTCAGCGACCACTTGGACGCCATGGACTCCAACCTGGACAACCTGCAGACCATGCTGACAAGCCATGGCTTCAGCGTGGACACCAGCACCCTGCTGGAT CTGTTCAGCCCCTCGGTTACGGTGCCCGACATGAGCCTGCCCGACCTGGACAGCAGCCTGGCCAGC CAGATCCAGGAGCTCCTCTCTCCCCAGGAGCCCCCCAGACCTCTGGAGGCAGAGAAAAGCAGCCCAGACTCAG GGAAGCAGCTGGTGCACTACACCGcccagcccctgctgctgctggacCCGGGCTCCGTGGACGTGGGGAGCAGCGACCTGCCGGTGCTCTTCGAGCTGGGGGAGGGCTCCTACTTCTCCGAGGGAGACGACTACTCGGATGACCCCACCATCTCCCTGCTGACGGGCTCAGAACCCCCCAAAGCCAAGGACCCCACTGTCTCGTAG
- the HSF1 gene encoding heat shock factor protein 1 isoform X2 translates to MDLPVGPGAAGPSNVPAFLTKLWTLVSDPDTDALICWSPSGNSFHVLDQGQFAKEVLPKYFKHSNMASFVRQLNMYGFRKVVHIEQGGLVKPERDDTEFQHPCFLRGQEQLLENIKRKVTSAISVTAPPGTQVSTLRSEDIKIRQDSVTKLLTDVQLMKGKQESMDSKLLAMKHENEALWREVASLRQKHAQQQKVVNKLIQFLISLVQSNRILGVKRKIPLMLNDGGPAHPMPKYGRQYSLEHIHGPGPYPAPSPAYSGSSLYSPDAVTSSGPIISDITELAPGSPVASSGGSVDERPLSSSPLVRVKEEPPSPPQSPRAEGASPGRPSSMVETPLSPTTLIDSILRESEPTPAASTTPLVDTGGRPPSPLPASAPEKCLSVACLDNLARTPKMSGVARLFPCPSSFLHGRVQPGTELSDHLDAMDSNLDNLQTMLTSHGFSVDTSTLLDLFSPSVTVPDMSLPDLDSSLASIQELLSPQEPPRPLEAEKSSPDSGKQLVHYTAQPLLLLDPGSVDVGSSDLPVLFELGEGSYFSEGDDYSDDPTISLLTGSEPPKAKDPTVS, encoded by the exons AGCGGGAACAGCTTCCACGTGCTGGACCAGGGCCAGTTTGCCAAGGAGGTGCTGCCCAAGTACTTCAAGCACAGCAACATGGCTAGCTTCGTGCGGCAGCTCAACATGT ATGGCTTCCGGAAGGTGGTCCACATCGAGCAGGGTGGCCTGGTCAAGCCAGAGAGGGACGACACCGAGTTCCAGCACCCGTGCTTCCTGCGAGGCCAGGAGCAGCTCCTCGAGAACATCAAGAGGAAAGTGACCAGT gccaTCTCAGTGACTGCTCCCCCGGGGACCCAGGTGTCCACTCTGCGGAGCGAGGACATAAAGATTCGCCAGGACAGTGTTACCAAGCTGTTGACCGACGTGCAGCTGATGAAGGGGAAGCAGGAGAGCATGGACTCCAAGCTGCTGGCCATGAAGCA CGAGAACGAGGCGCTGTGGCGAGAGGTGGCCAGCCTGCGGCAGAAGCACGCCCAGCAACAGAAAGTCGTCAACAAG CTCATCCAGTTCCTCATCTCGCTGGTGCAGTCAAACCGGATCCTTGGGGTGAAGAGAAAGAT CCCCCTGATGCTGAACGACGGCGGCCCTGCGCACCCCATGCCCAAGTACGGCCGGCAGTACTCGCTGGAGCATATCCACGGCCCAGGCCCCTACCCG GCCCCTTCCCCAGCCTACAGCGGCTCCAGCCTCTACTCCCCAGACGCTGTCACCAGCTCCGGACCCATCATCTCCGACATCACCGAACTGGCCCCCGGCAGCCCCGTGGCCTCCTCAGGCGGGAGTGTAGACGAGAG GCCCCTGTCCAGCAGCCCCCTGGTTCGCGTAAAGGAGGAGCCCCCAAGCCCGCCACAGAGCCCCCGGGCAGAGGGTGCCAGCCCCGGCCGACCATCCTCCATGGTGGAGACGCCTCTGTCCCCGACCACCCTTATTGACTCCATCCTCCGGGAGAGCGAGCCCACGCCCGCTGCCTCCACCACACCCCTCGTGGACACCGGGGGCCGCCCCCCCTCGCCCCTGCCCGCCTCGGCTCCCGAGAAGTGCCTCAGCGTCGCCTGCCTAGACAA TTTGGCTCGCACTCCAAAGATGTCTGGGGTCGCCCGCCtcttcccctgcccctcctcctttcTGCATGGCCGAGTCCAGCCAGG GACCGAGCTCAGCGACCACTTGGACGCCATGGACTCCAACCTGGACAACCTGCAGACCATGCTGACAAGCCATGGCTTCAGCGTGGACACCAGCACCCTGCTGGAT CTGTTCAGCCCCTCGGTTACGGTGCCCGACATGAGCCTGCCCGACCTGGACAGCAGCCTGGCCAGC ATCCAGGAGCTCCTCTCTCCCCAGGAGCCCCCCAGACCTCTGGAGGCAGAGAAAAGCAGCCCAGACTCAG GGAAGCAGCTGGTGCACTACACCGcccagcccctgctgctgctggacCCGGGCTCCGTGGACGTGGGGAGCAGCGACCTGCCGGTGCTCTTCGAGCTGGGGGAGGGCTCCTACTTCTCCGAGGGAGACGACTACTCGGATGACCCCACCATCTCCCTGCTGACGGGCTCAGAACCCCCCAAAGCCAAGGACCCCACTGTCTCGTAG